CAGGTCCTGCCGTTGAGAAAGCTGGAGATTTGGTAGCTATTTTAAATGAATTAGAACCAGGGGATATTTTGTTTATTGATGAAATTCACCGCATGCCAATGTCTGTCGAGGAAGTACTATATAGTGCTATGGAAGACTTCTATATTGATATTATGATTGGCGCTGGAGATACTAGTCGTAGTATTCATTTGGATCTGCCTCCATTTACATTGATTGGTGCTACTACACGTGCAGGCATGTTATCTAATCCCCTCAGAGCTCGTTTTGGTATCACTGGTCACATGGAATACTATCAAGAAAAGGATTTGACAGAGATTGTGGAGCGTACAGCTACTATTTTTGAAATAAAAATAGACCATGAAGCTGCACGGAAATTAGCTTGTCGCAGTAGAGGAACGCCCCGCATTGCTAATCGATTACTAAAACGAGTGCGTGACTATGCTCAAATTATTGGTGATGGCATCATAACGGCTCAAATAACTGATAGAGCTTTGACTATGTTAGATGTTGACCGCGAAGGTCTCGATTACATTGATCAGAAAATTTTACGAACGATGATTGAGATGTATCAGGGAGGGCCAGTTGGTTTGGGGACATTATCTGTGAATATTGCCGAGGAGCGTAATACAGTTGAAGAGATGTATGAACCCTACTTAATTCAAAAAGGCTTTCTCATGCGAACACGAACAGGTCGTGTAGCGACGCAAAAGGCTTATCGTCATCTTGGCTATCCCTATCAAAACACTTAATGATTTTTCAAATCTAAGAAAATTAATCTGAACCTGCTTTTTGTGTTCGGATTTTTTGATAAGTTGACAGAAAATTATTAGATTGATTTCTCCGATATCAGTTAGAAATTTGATATAATAATTCAAAGGAGTATTTAATGAAAAAAGTATGTTTTGTCTGTCTGGGTAATATTTGTCGAAGCCCCATGGCTGAGTTTGTAATGAAGTCAATAGTATCAAGTGATGTTATGATGATAGAAAGTCGTGCTACTTCTGATTGGGAGCATGGAAACCCTATTCACTCAGGTACACAGTCCATATTAAAAACTTACCAAATTAATTATGATATAACTAAATGCTCCAAGCAGATAACTATAACTGATTTTAACACCTTTGACTATATTATTGGTATGGATAGCGATAATGTGAAAAATCTCAAAGAGATGTCGCAACATCAATGGGACTCTAAAATCTACCTGTTTAGAGAAGGGGGTGTTCCTGATCCTTGGTACACTAACGATTTTGAAGAAACCTACCAATTAGTTAGAAAAGGATGCCAGGATTGGCTTTCTCGTTTAATGAGTAAAGAGTATTGATATTAGAAGTTGAGTAAAAGAAATGATAGATATGCAAGATATAGTAAAAAAATGGAGTATTACACGGGCGAAGTTGGAAATTGTCTCGGTGATTGTCATATTGGTTTGTGCAATTTCTGTTTTTAGCGTAAGAATTTCGAATAAGACAAGTTTGACCTATGATAAAGGGCGTATGCACTATACTGGTTACGTGATTAACCATAAAATGAATGGAGAAGGGAAGCTTGTCTACCCCAACGGTGATATCTATGAGGGTACTTTTAAGGATGGCCTATTTGAAGGAAAAGGAACTTTTACTGCTAAGACGGGCTGGTTATATAACGGGGAGTTTCATAAAGGACAAGCAAATGGCAAAGGTGTGTTAAAAGCAAAGAATAATAAAGTCTATAAAGGGATTTTTAAACAGGGGATATTTCAAAAATGAGAATAAAATGGTTTTCGTTTGTTAGGGTAACAGGACTTTTACTGGTTTTACTCTACCACTTTTTTAAAAATGTATTTCCAGGAGGTTTTATTGGTGTTGACATTTTCTTCACCTTTTCAGGATATCTAATCACAGCCCTCTTGATTGATGAATACACAAAAAAAGAGTCTATCGATATTATCGGTTTTTTAAAAAGACGCTTTTATCGAATTGTTCCTCCTTTGGTGTTAATGATTTTATTGACCATTCCTTTTACGTTTTTAATTAAGAAGGATTTCATTGCTAATATAGGAAGTCAGATTACAGCTGTTTTAGGATTTACCACTAATATTTATGAAATATTGACGGGAAGTAGTTATGAAAGCCAATTTATTCCACATCTCTTTGTTCATACGTGGAGCTTAGCTATTGAAGTTCATTTTTACTTGTTTTGGGGTGTATTTGTTTGGTTATTAGCTAGACGCAAGGAGACTCAGAAACAACTGAGAGGACTACTGTTTTTGATTTCTTTGGGAATATTTGCTATTAGTTTCTTGAGCATGTTTATAAGATCTTTTATGACCTCAAATTTTTCCCTGATTTATTTTTCGAGTCTTTCTCACAGTTTTCCCTTCTTTTTAGGGGCGATGTTTGCCACGATAACAGGTATTAACGAGACTACTGTTCGATTTCAAAAAAATGTACGTTTATGGCCGCGCCAGTATGTCCTTGCTGCTATGATTGGAGCATTTACACTTTTGCTTGTGCTAACGGTCACATTGGATTTTAACCATATCACGACCTATCTATTTGGCTTTGCTTTGGCTAGCTTATTCGCATCAATTATGATTTATGCAGCGCGTGTTCTTCATGAGCAAACACCAGATGTACAAGAGCCTAAAGCTATCACTTATATAGCTGATATTAGCTATGGGATTTACCTCTTCCATTGGCCATTTTACATTATTTTTAGCCAATTAATGTCTCATATTTTGGCAGTTATTCTAACAGTTTTCTTTTCAATCTTGTTTGCCACTGTGTCTTACTATATTGTGGAACCTTTGGTCCAAGGGAGAAAACCAAACCTGCTTGGTTTAGAAATTGACTGTTCTCCTTACTATAAGTGGATTGTAGGAGGGTCTCTCGCCTTAGCATTATTAACTTTAGGAACTTGTATGATAGCGCCTAAAGTTGGTAAGTTTGAGAAACAATTGTTGGTCAGTTCCCTACAACAGGCTCAAAGTAATATGGAGCGGACACATACACTAGCTGCAGGAGACGCTAATGCTTTGAGTGACGTAGGTATTATTGGTGATTCTGTAGCATTACGCTCTAGTGCAGCATTCTCACAAATTATGCCACAAGCGCAACTGGATGCAGCGGTCAGTCGGAATTTTAAAGAAGCTTTCGATTTATTTAATAACCAAATTAAATCTAAGAGTCTATCTAAGACTGTTGTCTTAGCAGTAGGTGTTAACTCGCTTGACAACTATTCTCAAGCAGTTCAGTCTTTTATTGAGGCATTGCCAAAAGGTCATCGTTTAGTTTTGGTTTCTCCATATAATGCCAAAAATGCCAGTCAGGTTGCAGAAGCTAGAGACTATGGTCTTAAATTGTCCAAAAAATACAAGTATGTCACTATTGCAGACTGGTATAAAGTTGCTGTTGAACATCCAGATATTTGGTATGGCAGTGATGGTGTTCATTATAGTGAAGATAGTCAAGGAGCAGAACTATATGTCTCCACAATCCAGACTGCTGTTGAGAAGTCAGCTAAAAAACCAGCTAAATAAAGTTAAAAAATGTCTAAGAGATAAGTCAGATCCATTGTGCTCTGGCTTTTTCTTGTGAACAAATGATGATGGTAAAATAGTAGTACTTTGAGGTTTTTAAAAGAAAGCGGTTTCAGAAATAAAACGGCTTTTTTTAGATATATTTCTGAAAAAAAGTTAATGAAGAATATTGATACCATAGGATTTCAGAAATAATTTGAAAAAAACTTCACAAATTTATTGTGAAATGATTTACAAAATTTCAAAAAGTGCTATAATAATTTTGTAAACAAAATTGTGAAACTTTTAACAATATAAAGGAGTCTCAAATGACTGAAGGACATAATACTGTTGAAACAACCTCTGTTTCTGTGACAATTGATGCTCTTGTTCAAAAAGGTTTAGCTGCTCTTGAAGAGATGCGTAAGCTTGACCAAGAACAAGTTGATTATATCGTAGCCAAAGCTTCTGTTGCTGCTTTGGATGCTCACGGTGAACTTGCTAAACATGCTTATGAAGAAACAGGTCGCGGTGTCTTTGAAGATAAAGCAACAAAAAATCTATTTGCTTGTGAGCATGTGGTTAATAACATGCGCCATCAAAAAACAGTAGGAATTATTGAAGAAGATGATGTGACAGGTTTGACATTAATTGCTGAGCCGGTGGGTGTTATCTGTGGGATTACACCAACAACTAACCCAACTTCAACAGCTATCTTTAAATCTTTGATTTCGTTAAAAACACGTAATCCAATTATTTTTGCCTTTCACCCATCAGCACAAGAATCATCAGCACATGCCGCTCGTATTGTTCGTGATGCTGCTATTGCCGCTGGTGCTCCTGAAAATTGTGTGCAGTGGGTTGAAACACCATCACTTGAAGCAACAAATGCTTTGATGAATCATGACGGCATTGCCACTATCCTTGCGACAGGTGGAAATGCGATGGTTAAAGCGGCATACTCATGTGGGAAACCTGCCCTTGGGGTAGGTGCTGGTAACGTTCCAGCTTATGTTGAAAAATCAGCTAATATCCGTCAAGCCGCTCATGATATTGTGATGTCTAAATCATTTGATAATGGTATGGTCTGTGCCTCTGAACAAGCTGTTATCATCGATAAAGAAATCTATGACGATTTTGTAGCAGAATTCAAATCTTACCATACTTATTTTGTAAATAAAAAAGAAAAAGCCCTTCTTGAAGAATTCTGTTTTGGTGCCAAAGCAAATAGCAAAAACTGTGCTGGTGCAAAATTAAATCCAAATATTGTAGGAAAACCAGCTACTTGGATTGCAGAACAAGCTGGATTTACTGTTCCAGAAGGAACCAATATTCTTGCTGCAG
The genomic region above belongs to Streptococcus pyogenes and contains:
- the ruvB gene encoding Holliday junction branch migration DNA helicase RuvB codes for the protein MARILDNNVMGNEEFSDRTLRPQYLHEYIGQDKVKEQFAIFIEAAKRRDESLDHVLLFGPPGLGKTTMAFVIANELGVNLKQTSGPAVEKAGDLVAILNELEPGDILFIDEIHRMPMSVEEVLYSAMEDFYIDIMIGAGDTSRSIHLDLPPFTLIGATTRAGMLSNPLRARFGITGHMEYYQEKDLTEIVERTATIFEIKIDHEAARKLACRSRGTPRIANRLLKRVRDYAQIIGDGIITAQITDRALTMLDVDREGLDYIDQKILRTMIEMYQGGPVGLGTLSVNIAEERNTVEEMYEPYLIQKGFLMRTRTGRVATQKAYRHLGYPYQNT
- a CDS encoding low molecular weight protein-tyrosine-phosphatase, producing MKKVCFVCLGNICRSPMAEFVMKSIVSSDVMMIESRATSDWEHGNPIHSGTQSILKTYQINYDITKCSKQITITDFNTFDYIIGMDSDNVKNLKEMSQHQWDSKIYLFREGGVPDPWYTNDFEETYQLVRKGCQDWLSRLMSKEY
- a CDS encoding MORN repeat-containing protein, with the translated sequence MIDMQDIVKKWSITRAKLEIVSVIVILVCAISVFSVRISNKTSLTYDKGRMHYTGYVINHKMNGEGKLVYPNGDIYEGTFKDGLFEGKGTFTAKTGWLYNGEFHKGQANGKGVLKAKNNKVYKGIFKQGIFQK
- a CDS encoding acyltransferase family protein, which produces MRIKWFSFVRVTGLLLVLLYHFFKNVFPGGFIGVDIFFTFSGYLITALLIDEYTKKESIDIIGFLKRRFYRIVPPLVLMILLTIPFTFLIKKDFIANIGSQITAVLGFTTNIYEILTGSSYESQFIPHLFVHTWSLAIEVHFYLFWGVFVWLLARRKETQKQLRGLLFLISLGIFAISFLSMFIRSFMTSNFSLIYFSSLSHSFPFFLGAMFATITGINETTVRFQKNVRLWPRQYVLAAMIGAFTLLLVLTVTLDFNHITTYLFGFALASLFASIMIYAARVLHEQTPDVQEPKAITYIADISYGIYLFHWPFYIIFSQLMSHILAVILTVFFSILFATVSYYIVEPLVQGRKPNLLGLEIDCSPYYKWIVGGSLALALLTLGTCMIAPKVGKFEKQLLVSSLQQAQSNMERTHTLAAGDANALSDVGIIGDSVALRSSAAFSQIMPQAQLDAAVSRNFKEAFDLFNNQIKSKSLSKTVVLAVGVNSLDNYSQAVQSFIEALPKGHRLVLVSPYNAKNASQVAEARDYGLKLSKKYKYVTIADWYKVAVEHPDIWYGSDGVHYSEDSQGAELYVSTIQTAVEKSAKKPAK